From the genome of Malus sylvestris chromosome 6, drMalSylv7.2, whole genome shotgun sequence, one region includes:
- the LOC126625528 gene encoding uncharacterized protein LOC126625528 — protein sequence MVGSGGRELKVPVFNGENFDFWQIKMKTIFRSHELWDLVKNGYKTPTKKEEELTEAKKKLMRENMVKYARALGIIQGAVSDQIFPRIATQESAKAAWDILKQEFVGDKQVRSVKLQGLIRDFEYTCMNDNESLSVYIAKLFDLINQMKSYGEDLSNQRIVQKLLISLPKSYDSIAAVIENTKDLDTIDAQNVVAILKGYEQRLDRHGESSMEKAFASLNIALKPNRFNGQPNSSKYQKNFKQRGKQWSNKVDWGNKASFAVKNDTNNTGEECEFCDRLHYGECWVKNKVKCHKCSKIGHIARYYNINKVVQQVNFAN from the coding sequence ATGGTTGGATCTGGAGGAAGAGAACTCAAAGTGCCAGTCTTCAATGGCGAGAATTTTGATTTCTGGCAAATCAAAATGAAGACCATTTTTCGATCACACGAACTGTGGGATTTGGttaaaaatgggtataaaactccgacgaagaaggaggaggagctcACGGAGGCAAAGAAGAAGCTGATGCGTGAGAATATGGTCAAGTATGCTAGAGCACTTGGAATCATCCAAGGTGCCGTCTCAGATCAAATTTTTCCAAGAATCGCAACCCAGGAGAGTGCAAAGGCTGCGTGGGACATCCTGAAACAAGAATTTGTGGGTGATAAACAAGTAAGATCTGTGAAACTCCAAGGTCTTATAAGGGATTTTGAATACACTTGCATGAATGATAATGAATCTCTCTCTGTGTATATTGCTAAACTGTTTGACTTGATCAACCAAATGAAAAGCTATGGTGAAGATCTGAGTAATCAAAGAATTGTTCAGAAGTTGTTAATCAGTCTACCTAAGTCTTATGATAGTATTGCAGCTGTGATAGAAAATACTAAGGACTTAGACACCATAGATGCACAGAATGTTGTTGCTATCTTAAAAGGTTATGAACAAAGGCTTGATAGACATGGGGAGAGTAGTATGGAGAAAGCATTTGCTAGTTTGAATATTGCACTAAAGCCAAATAGGTTTAATGGTCAGCCAAACAGTAGTAAATACCAGAAAAATTTTAAGCAAAGAGGAAAACAGTGGAGTAACAAGGTTGATTGGGGCAATAAGGCTAGTTTCGCTGTGAAGAATGATACCAATAACACTGGGGAGGAGTGTGAATTCTGTGATAGACTTCACTATGGAGAGTGTTGGGTTAAGAACAAGGTCAAATGTCACAAGTGTAGCAAAATTGGTCATATTGCAAGATACTACAATATAAACAAGGTTGTGCAACAGGTGAATTTTGCTAATTAG
- the LOC126626915 gene encoding uncharacterized protein LOC126626915, translating to MAEKTNQTYPLAPANGYQRGDAESLQSADELKRKKRIKLAIYVGVFIVFQIIVITVISLTVMKVKTPKVRLGNINVQELNSVPATPLFDTKFTTQIKVKNTNWGPYKFDASTVTFLYQGAAVGQVVIPKSKAGMLSTKKMNVDVSLSSSALSGSNLGSELSSGVLTLNSAAKVTGKVELMLIMKKKKSSTMDCTIAFDLSAKTLKSLQCK from the coding sequence atggCTGAGAAAACCAACCAGACCTATCCCTTGGCACCGGCAAATGGTTACCAGAGAGGTGATGCAGAGTCTTTGCAATCAGCCGATGAGCTCAAACGCAAGAAGAGAATCAAGTTGGCCATTTATGTCGGTGTTTTCATTGTGTTTCAGATCATTGTCATAACTGTGATCAGTCTCACTGTCATGAAAGTTAAGACCCCTAAGGTCAGGCTAGGCAACATCAACGTCCAAGAACTCAACTCCGTCCCGGCAACACCTTTATTCGACACAAAATTCACAACCCAAATCAAGGtgaaaaacacaaactggggtCCTTACAAGTTTGATGCAAGCACTGTCACATTTCTGTACCAAGGCGCAGCTGTTGGGCAAGTAGTTATTCCAAAGAGCAAGGCTGGAATGCTTTCCACCAAAAAAATGAACGTCGATGTGAGCTTGAGTTCGAGTGCATTAAGCGGCTCTAATCTTGGCAGTGAATTGAGCAGCGGGGTGTTGACTCTCAACAGTGCGGCTAAGGTGACTGGAAAGGTTGAACTGATGCTtataatgaagaagaagaagtcttcCACCATGGACTGCACCATTGCATTTGATCTGTCAGCCAAGACGCTCAAAAGTTTGCAATGCAAGTGA
- the LOC126626916 gene encoding uncharacterized protein LOC126626916, whose protein sequence is MAEKTNQAYPLAQENGYQRSDAESLQSADELKRKKRIKLAIYVGVFIVFQIIVITVISLTVMKVKTPKVRLGNINVQELNSVLATPSFDTKFTTQIKVKNTNWGPYKFDASTVTFLHQGAAVGQVVIPKSKAGMLSTKKMNVEVSLSSSALSGSNLGSELSSGVLTLNSAAKVTGKVELMLIMKKKKSSTMDCTIAFDLSAKTLKSLQCK, encoded by the coding sequence atggCTGAGAAAACCAACCAGGCCTATCCCTTGGCACAGGAAAATGGTTACCAGAGAAGTGATGCAGAGTCTTTGCAATCAGCCGATGAGCTCAAACGCAAGAAGAGAATCAAGTTGGCCATTTATGTTGGTGTTTTCATTGTGTTTCAGATCATTGTCATAACTGTGATCAGTCTCACTGTCATGAAAGTTAAGACTCCTAAGGTCAGGCTAGGCAACATCAACGTCCAAGAACTCAACTCCGTCCTGGCAACACCTTCATTCGATACAAAATTCACAACCCAAATCAAGGTGAAAAATACAAACTGGGGTCCTTACAAGTTTGATGCAAGCACTGTCACGTTTTTGCACCAAGGCGCGGCTGTTGGGCAAGTAGTTATTCCAAAGAGCAAGGCTGGAATGCTTTCCACCAAAAAAATGAATGTCGAGGTGAGCTTGAGTTCGAGTGCATTAAGTGGTTCCAATCTTGGCAGTGAATTGAGCAGCGGGGTGTTGACTCTTAACAGTGCGGCTAAGGTGACTGGAAAGGTTGAACTGATGCTtataatgaagaagaagaagtcttcCACCATGGACTGCACCATTGCATTTGATCTGTCAGCCAAGACGCTCAAAAGTTTGCAATGCAAGTGA
- the LOC126626914 gene encoding uncharacterized protein LOC126626914: protein MAEKTNQAYPLAPANGYQRGDAESLQSADELKRKKRIKLAIYVGVFIVFQIIVITVISLTVMKVKTPKVRLGNINVQELNSVPATPSFDTKFTTQIKVKNTNWGPYKFDASTVTFLYQGAAVGQVVIPKSKAGMLSTKKMNVDVSLSSSALNGSNLGSELSSGVLTLNSAAKLTGKVELMLIMKKKKSSTMDCTIAFDLSSKTLKSLQCK from the coding sequence atggCTGAGAAAACCAACCAGGCCTATCCCTTGGCACCGGCAAATGGTTACCAGAGAGGTGATGCAGAGTCTTTGCAATCAGCCGATGAGCTCAAACGCAAGAAGAGAATCAAGTTGGCCATTTATGTCGGTGTTTTCATTGTGTTTCAGATCATTGTCATAACTGTGATTAGTCTCACTGTCATGAAAGTTAAGACCCCTAAGGTCAGGCTAGGCAACATCAACGTCCAAGAACTCAACTCCGTCCCGGCAACGCCTTCATTCGACACAAAATTCACAACCCAAATCAAGGtgaaaaacacaaactggggtCCTTACAAGTTTGATGCAAGCACTGTCACGTTTCTGTACCAAGGCGCGGCTGTTGGGCAAGTAGTTATTCCAAAGAGCAAGGCTGGAATGCTTTCCACCAAAAAAATGAACGTCGATGTGAGCTTGAGTTCGAGTGCATTAAACGGTTCCAATCTTGGCAGTGAATTGAGCAGCGGGGTGTTGACTCTCAACAGCGCGGCTAAGTTGACAGGAAAGGTTGAACTTATGTTgataatgaagaagaagaaatcttcCACCATGGATTGTACCATTGCATTTGATTTGTCATCAAAGACGCTCAAAAGTTTGCAGTGCAAGTGA
- the LOC126625252 gene encoding late embryogenesis abundant protein At1g64065-like: protein MAEKNQQVYPLAPANGYTKSDAESLESVDELKRKKRIKLAIYIGIFLVFQIMVITAMSLTVMKVKTPKVRLGNINVQELNSAPATPSFDTKFSTQIKVKNTNFGPYKFDAAIVTFLYQGATVGQVSIPKSKAGMLSTKKIDVKVSLSSSALSSSNLGSELNSGVLTLNSAAKLTGKVELMLIMKKKKSSTMDCTMAFDLSSKTLKSLQCK from the coding sequence ATGGCCGAAAAGAACCAACAGGTTTATCCTTTAGCACCGGCAAATGGTTACACAAAAAGTGATGCAGAGTCTTTGGAATCCGTTGATGAGCTGAAACGCAAGAAGAGAATCAAGTTAGCCATTTACATTGGTATTTTCCTTGTGTTTCAGATCATGGTCATAACAGCGATGAGTCTCACTGTCATGAAAGTTAAGACCCCGAAAGTCAGACTAGGCAACATCAACGTCCAAGAGCTCAACTCCGCCCCAGCAACACCTTCATTCGACACGAAATTCTCAACCCAAATCAAAGTCAAGAACACAAATTTTGGTCCATACAAGTTTGATGCAGCCATTGTCACGTTTTTGTACCAAGGTGCAACTGTCGGCCAAGTTTCTATTCCAAAGAGCAAGGCTGGAATGCTTTCCACCAAAAAAATTGACGTCAAGGTGAGCTTGAGTTCAAGTGCATTGAGCAGTTCCAATCTTGGCAGTGAATTGAACAGCGGGGTGTTGACTCTCAACAGCGCGGCTAAGTTGACAGGAAAGGTTGAACTTATGTTgataatgaagaagaagaaatcttcCACCATGGACTGTACCATGGCATTTGATTTGTCATCAAAGACGCTCAAAAGTTTGCAGTGCAAGTGA